One genomic window of Pseudomonas sp. LFM046 includes the following:
- a CDS encoding TIGR02449 family protein codes for MEDAELHALTAKLELLIQRVEQLKAQNRLLLASEKAWREERAHLIEKNEMARLKVEAMISRLKALEQDS; via the coding sequence ATGGAAGATGCCGAACTGCATGCACTGACAGCCAAGCTGGAACTGTTGATCCAGCGTGTCGAGCAGCTCAAGGCCCAGAACCGGCTCCTGCTTGCCAGCGAGAAGGCCTGGCGCGAAGAACGCGCTCATCTGATTGAAAAGAACGAAATGGCCCGGCTCAAGGTCGAAGCGATGATTTCGCGCCTGAAAGCCCTGGAGCAGGATTCATGA
- a CDS encoding cell division protein ZapA, producing MTQSNTVTVQILDKEYCIACPADERANLESAARYLDGKMREIRSSGKVIGADRIAVMAALNITHDLLHKQERLDKEANSTRERVRDLLERVDHALAADPDAQQA from the coding sequence ATGACCCAGTCCAACACCGTCACCGTCCAAATCCTCGATAAGGAATACTGCATCGCTTGCCCTGCGGACGAGCGCGCCAATCTGGAAAGCGCCGCCCGTTACCTGGACGGCAAGATGCGCGAGATACGTTCCAGCGGGAAAGTCATCGGCGCCGACCGTATCGCCGTGATGGCCGCCCTGAACATCACCCACGACCTGCTGCACAAGCAGGAGCGCCTGGACAAGGAAGCCAATTCCACCCGCGAGCGGGTACGCGATCTGCTGGAGCGTGTCGACCACGCCCTGGCCGCCGACCCGGACGCCCAGCAGGCCTGA
- the ubiH gene encoding 2-octaprenyl-6-methoxyphenyl hydroxylase, whose translation MHHSQVAIIGGGLVGASLALALQEGARARGWKIVMIEPFAPGNSFQPSYDARSSALSFGSRQIYERLGIWQTISQRAEPILQIHVSDRGRFGAARLAAMEEGVPALGYVVENAWLGQCLWQALDEDVVIWHCPAEVASMQALEGGYRLTLNDETQLDCDLAVLADGGRSGLREMLGIGVHRTAYRQTALIANVSPLEAHRGQAFERFTDDGPMALLPLPDNRCALVWSRPGDDAERLARLDERRFLDELQQTFGYRLGAFQQVGARHLYPLELVEAEEQVRSNLVVLGNAAHSLHPIAGQGYNLSLRDAQALAEALLASDKTPGDFATLQGYLQRQRMDQNLTVGFSDQVTRLFSNAEPLLAAGRNLGLLGLDLLPPAKRWFARQAMGLGTRPD comes from the coding sequence ATGCATCACAGCCAAGTCGCGATCATCGGCGGTGGCCTCGTCGGCGCCAGCCTTGCCCTGGCGCTGCAGGAAGGTGCCAGGGCGCGGGGCTGGAAGATCGTCATGATCGAGCCCTTCGCCCCCGGCAATAGCTTCCAGCCCAGCTACGACGCACGCTCCTCCGCGCTGTCCTTTGGCAGCCGGCAGATCTACGAACGCCTCGGCATCTGGCAGACCATTTCCCAGCGCGCCGAGCCCATCCTGCAGATCCACGTGTCCGACCGTGGTCGCTTCGGCGCCGCTCGCCTCGCCGCCATGGAAGAGGGTGTACCGGCCCTGGGCTACGTAGTGGAGAACGCCTGGCTCGGCCAGTGCCTGTGGCAGGCCCTGGACGAGGACGTGGTGATCTGGCATTGCCCGGCCGAAGTGGCGAGCATGCAGGCGCTGGAAGGCGGCTACCGCCTGACCCTCAATGACGAGACCCAGCTCGACTGCGACCTGGCTGTGCTGGCCGACGGCGGACGTTCCGGCTTGCGCGAAATGCTGGGCATCGGCGTGCACCGCACCGCTTACCGGCAGACCGCGCTGATCGCCAACGTCAGCCCTTTGGAAGCCCATCGCGGCCAGGCGTTCGAGCGCTTCACCGACGACGGCCCGATGGCCCTGCTGCCGCTGCCGGATAACCGTTGCGCACTGGTCTGGAGCCGTCCGGGAGACGACGCCGAGCGCCTTGCCCGGCTCGACGAGCGGCGCTTCCTCGACGAACTTCAGCAAACCTTCGGCTACCGCCTCGGCGCCTTCCAGCAAGTGGGTGCGCGACACCTCTACCCGCTGGAGCTGGTGGAGGCTGAAGAGCAGGTGCGTTCCAACCTGGTGGTGCTGGGCAACGCCGCCCACAGCCTGCACCCCATCGCCGGGCAGGGTTACAACCTTTCCCTGCGGGATGCCCAGGCCCTGGCCGAGGCACTGTTGGCCAGCGACAAGACACCGGGCGACTTCGCCACCCTGCAGGGCTACCTGCAGCGCCAGCGAATGGACCAGAACCTCACGGTGGGCTTCTCCGACCAGGTGACCCGCCTCTTCTCCAACGCCGAGCCGCTGCTGGCCGCCGGGCGCAACCTGGGCCTGCTCGGCCTCGACCTGCTGCCGCCCGCCAAGCGCTGGTTCGCCCGCCAGGCCATGGGCCTGGGGACTCGCCCGGACTGA
- a CDS encoding 2-octaprenyl-3-methyl-6-methoxy-1,4-benzoquinol hydroxylase — MRADLIIVGAGMVGSALALALKDSGLDILLIDGSPLSVKPFDPAAAFEPRVSALSAASQRILLRLGAWPGVVARRSSPYSDMHVWDGSGTGQIHFSASSVHADVLGHIVENRVVQDALMEPLHDSGIGLMPGARLERLRRSGDDWLLTLVDGRELRAPLVVAADGANSAVRRLAGCATREWDYLHHAIVTSVRCTEPHQRTAWQRFTDDGPLAFLPLERDGEHWCSIVWSVTPAEAERLMALDDAGFCSELGRAFEWRLGEVLAADPRLCIPLRQRHAKRYVEEGLALIGDAAHTIHPLAGQGVNLGFLDAAVLAEVLLHALGRGERLADERVLGRFERRRMPHNLAMMAAMEGFERLFQANPLPLRWLRNSGLKWVDGMPEAKALFVRQALGLSGDLPDLARA, encoded by the coding sequence TTGCGCGCGGATCTGATCATCGTGGGTGCCGGCATGGTCGGCAGTGCCCTGGCCCTGGCACTGAAGGACAGTGGCCTGGATATCCTGCTGATCGACGGCAGCCCTCTCAGCGTCAAACCCTTCGACCCGGCGGCGGCCTTCGAGCCGCGGGTCAGTGCCCTCTCGGCCGCCAGCCAGCGCATCCTCCTGCGCCTCGGCGCCTGGCCGGGCGTCGTCGCGCGGCGCAGCAGTCCTTATTCCGACATGCACGTCTGGGATGGCTCCGGCACCGGACAGATTCACTTCTCCGCATCCAGCGTGCATGCCGACGTGCTCGGCCACATCGTTGAGAACCGCGTGGTGCAGGATGCGCTGATGGAGCCCCTGCATGACAGCGGCATCGGCCTGATGCCCGGCGCGCGCCTGGAGCGCCTGCGCCGCTCCGGCGACGACTGGCTGCTGACCCTGGTGGACGGCCGCGAGTTGCGCGCTCCTCTGGTGGTGGCCGCCGATGGCGCCAACTCCGCAGTGCGCCGCCTCGCCGGCTGCGCCACCCGCGAATGGGATTACCTGCACCACGCCATCGTCACCAGCGTGCGTTGCACCGAGCCGCACCAGCGCACCGCCTGGCAACGCTTCACCGACGACGGCCCGCTGGCCTTCCTGCCCCTGGAGCGTGACGGCGAGCACTGGTGCTCCATCGTCTGGTCGGTGACCCCGGCCGAGGCCGAACGCCTGATGGCCCTGGACGATGCCGGCTTCTGCAGCGAGCTCGGCCGAGCCTTCGAGTGGCGCCTGGGCGAGGTGCTGGCCGCCGACCCGCGCCTGTGCATCCCGCTGCGCCAGCGCCACGCCAAGCGCTATGTCGAAGAGGGGCTGGCGCTGATCGGCGATGCCGCCCACACCATCCACCCGCTGGCGGGGCAGGGGGTCAACCTCGGCTTCCTCGACGCGGCGGTGCTGGCCGAAGTGCTGCTCCACGCCCTCGGCCGCGGCGAGCGCCTGGCCGACGAGCGCGTGCTGGGCCGCTTCGAGCGCCGGCGCATGCCCCACAACCTGGCGATGATGGCCGCTATGGAAGGCTTCGAGCGGCTGTTCCAGGCCAACCCGCTGCCCCTGCGCTGGCTGCGCAACAGCGGCCTGAAGTGGGTGGACGGCATGCCCGAAGCCAAGGCGCTGTTCGTGCGCCAGGCCCTCGGGCTTTCCGGGGATCTGCCGGACCTGGCGCGCGCGTGA
- a CDS encoding NADPH:quinone oxidoreductase family protein, with translation MKAVLCKAFGPADTLVLEEVASPEPKKNEVLIDVHAAAVNFPDTLIIEGKYQFKPPFPFSPGGEAAGVVAAVGEKISHLKPGDRVMALTGWGSFAEQVAVPSYNVMPIPKGIDFNSAAAFGMTYGTSMHALKQRAHLQPGETLLVLGASGGVGLAAVEIGKAMGARVIAAASSAEKLEVAKAAGADALINYSEENLKDRVKELTGGQGADVIYDPVGGDLFDAAVRAINWNGRLLVVGFASGRIPELPVNLALLKGASVVGVFWGSFAQRQPQDNLANFQQLFAWYAEGKLKPLVSQTFPLERAADAINALATRQAVGKVVVEVR, from the coding sequence ATGAAAGCCGTCCTGTGCAAAGCCTTCGGTCCCGCCGATACCCTGGTGCTGGAGGAAGTCGCCAGCCCCGAACCCAAGAAGAATGAGGTGCTGATCGATGTACACGCCGCGGCGGTCAATTTCCCCGACACCCTGATCATCGAGGGCAAGTACCAGTTCAAACCGCCCTTCCCGTTCTCCCCGGGCGGTGAAGCGGCCGGCGTGGTCGCCGCGGTGGGCGAGAAGATCAGCCACCTCAAGCCCGGTGACCGGGTGATGGCACTGACCGGCTGGGGCAGCTTCGCCGAACAGGTGGCGGTGCCGTCCTACAACGTGATGCCGATTCCGAAAGGCATCGACTTCAATTCCGCCGCCGCCTTCGGCATGACCTATGGCACCTCGATGCACGCCCTGAAGCAGCGGGCCCATCTGCAGCCCGGCGAAACCCTGCTGGTGCTCGGTGCCTCCGGCGGCGTCGGCCTGGCAGCGGTGGAGATCGGCAAGGCCATGGGCGCGCGGGTTATCGCCGCCGCCAGCAGCGCGGAAAAGCTGGAAGTGGCCAAGGCCGCCGGCGCCGACGCGCTGATCAATTACAGCGAGGAGAACCTCAAGGACCGGGTCAAGGAACTCACCGGCGGCCAGGGTGCCGACGTGATCTACGACCCGGTGGGTGGCGACCTGTTCGACGCCGCGGTGCGCGCGATCAACTGGAACGGCCGTCTGCTGGTGGTGGGTTTCGCCAGCGGTCGCATCCCGGAGCTGCCGGTGAACCTCGCCCTGCTCAAGGGTGCCTCGGTGGTCGGCGTCTTCTGGGGCTCCTTCGCCCAGCGCCAGCCGCAGGACAACCTGGCCAACTTCCAGCAGCTGTTCGCCTGGTACGCCGAAGGCAAGCTGAAGCCGCTGGTGTCCCAGACTTTCCCCCTGGAGCGCGCAGCCGATGCCATCAACGCCCTGGCCACGCGTCAAGCGGTGGGCAAGGTGGTGGTCGAAGTCCGCTGA
- a CDS encoding 5-formyltetrahydrofolate cyclo-ligase, translating to MICAGSHSRQTLRRLLRQARRALTPLQQKKAARALYRQLAQDPLFRRARHVALYLPTNGEIDPRPLLREAQSRGKRAYLPVLNAWPREKMVFQRLLPGEKLLKNRFRILEPRANPAQQRKVWALDLVMLPLVGFDESGGRLGMGGGFYDRSLAYLARRRQWRKPTLLGLAHECQKVDRLELADWDVALQATVTDRGWYVGR from the coding sequence ATGATCTGCGCCGGTTCCCACTCCCGCCAGACTCTGCGCCGCCTGCTACGCCAGGCCCGCCGCGCCCTTACCCCCCTCCAGCAGAAAAAAGCCGCCAGGGCCCTCTACCGCCAGCTTGCGCAGGATCCGCTGTTCCGCCGCGCGCGGCATGTTGCGCTCTACTTGCCGACCAACGGCGAGATCGACCCGCGCCCGCTGCTGCGCGAGGCCCAGAGCCGGGGCAAGCGCGCCTACCTGCCGGTGCTCAATGCGTGGCCACGGGAGAAGATGGTGTTCCAGCGCCTGCTGCCGGGCGAGAAGCTGCTCAAGAATCGCTTTCGGATTCTCGAACCGCGCGCCAATCCGGCGCAGCAGCGCAAGGTCTGGGCACTGGATCTGGTCATGCTGCCGCTTGTCGGCTTCGATGAATCCGGTGGCCGCCTGGGAATGGGCGGCGGCTTCTACGACCGCAGCCTGGCCTACCTCGCGCGCCGCCGCCAATGGCGCAAGCCAACGTTGCTGGGCCTGGCGCACGAATGCCAGAAGGTGGACAGGCTGGAACTGGCCGACTGGGACGTTGCCTTGCAGGCGACGGTAACGGACAGGGGCTGGTACGTGGGACGCTGA
- a CDS encoding YecA family protein, with amino-acid sequence MSSPNSPYNAFAALLATTGQPVSPAELHGLLLGRSCAGAGFEPEPWLEDAAELLGSAPQDNLRQALIGLQEMVKNELTGSEMAVVLLLPSDEAPLGERAAALGQWCQGFLGGFGLTAREGALSSDAVEVLQDLASIAQVQSALEDSDDGESDYMEVMEYLRVAPLLLFAECAKPAAPAAKPSLH; translated from the coding sequence ATGTCCAGTCCGAATTCCCCGTACAACGCGTTCGCCGCGCTCCTCGCCACCACCGGCCAGCCGGTTTCTCCTGCCGAATTGCACGGCCTGCTGCTGGGCCGTAGCTGCGCCGGCGCCGGTTTCGAGCCCGAGCCCTGGCTGGAAGATGCCGCCGAGCTGCTCGGCAGTGCGCCCCAGGACAACTTGCGCCAGGCCCTGATCGGCCTGCAGGAAATGGTCAAGAACGAGCTGACCGGCAGTGAAATGGCCGTGGTCCTGCTGCTGCCCAGCGACGAAGCGCCGCTGGGCGAACGCGCCGCCGCCCTCGGCCAGTGGTGCCAGGGCTTCCTCGGCGGCTTCGGCCTGACCGCGCGCGAGGGCGCGCTGTCCAGCGACGCGGTCGAAGTGCTCCAGGACCTCGCCTCCATCGCCCAGGTGCAGAGCGCCCTGGAAGATTCCGACGATGGCGAGAGCGACTATATGGAAGTGATGGAGTACCTGCGCGTCGCGCCTCTGCTGCTTTTCGCCGAGTGCGCCAAGCCCGCCGCGCCGGCCGCCAAACCCTCGTTGCATTGA
- the pepP gene encoding Xaa-Pro aminopeptidase translates to MTRIPKAEYARRRKALMAQMEANSIAILPAAPVHIRNRDVEHVYRQDSDFQYLSGFPEPEAVLVLIPGREHGEYVLFCRERDPERELWDGLRAGQDGAIRDFGADDAFPIGDIDDILPGLIEGRSRVYYSIGTNTEFDQHLMEWINVIRSKARQGAQPPNEFVALDHLLHDMRLYKSAAEVKVMREAAEVSARAHVRAMQASRAGLYEYHLEAELEYEFRKGGAKMPAYGSIVAAGKNACILHYRENDAPLKDGDLVLIDAACELDCYASDITRTFPVSGRFSPEQKAIYELVLKSQEAAFLQIAPGKHWNEAHEATVQVITAGLVELGLLKGDVDELIASEAYKAFYMHRAGHWLGMDVHDVGDYKVGGEWRVLEPGMAMTVEPGIYIGADNQDVPKKWRGIGVRIEDDVVVTKTGCEILTGGVPKTVDEIEALMAAARTQAA, encoded by the coding sequence ATGACCCGTATCCCGAAGGCCGAATACGCCCGCCGGCGCAAGGCGCTGATGGCGCAGATGGAAGCCAACAGCATCGCCATCCTGCCCGCCGCGCCTGTGCACATCCGCAACCGCGATGTCGAGCACGTCTATCGCCAGGACAGCGACTTCCAGTACCTCAGCGGCTTCCCCGAGCCGGAAGCGGTGCTGGTGCTGATCCCCGGCCGCGAGCATGGCGAGTACGTACTGTTCTGCCGCGAGCGCGATCCGGAGCGTGAACTCTGGGACGGCCTGCGCGCCGGCCAGGATGGCGCCATCCGCGACTTCGGCGCGGACGACGCGTTCCCCATCGGCGATATCGACGACATCCTCCCGGGCCTGATCGAGGGACGCAGCCGCGTCTACTACTCCATCGGCACCAACACCGAGTTCGACCAGCACCTGATGGAGTGGATCAATGTGATCCGCTCCAAGGCCCGCCAGGGCGCCCAGCCGCCGAACGAGTTCGTCGCCCTGGACCACCTGCTGCACGACATGCGCCTGTACAAGTCGGCGGCGGAAGTGAAGGTCATGCGCGAGGCCGCCGAGGTCTCCGCCCGCGCCCACGTCCGCGCCATGCAGGCCTCCCGCGCCGGGCTCTACGAGTACCACCTGGAAGCCGAACTGGAATACGAATTCCGCAAGGGCGGCGCGAAGATGCCGGCCTACGGCTCCATCGTCGCAGCGGGCAAGAACGCCTGCATCCTGCACTACCGGGAGAACGACGCCCCGCTGAAGGACGGCGACCTGGTGCTGATCGACGCCGCGTGCGAGCTGGACTGCTACGCCAGCGACATCACCCGCACCTTCCCCGTCAGCGGCCGTTTCAGCCCCGAGCAGAAGGCCATCTACGAACTGGTGCTGAAATCCCAGGAAGCCGCCTTCCTGCAGATCGCCCCCGGCAAGCACTGGAACGAAGCCCACGAAGCCACCGTGCAGGTCATCACCGCCGGCCTGGTGGAACTCGGCCTGCTCAAGGGCGATGTGGATGAACTGATCGCATCCGAAGCCTACAAGGCCTTCTACATGCACCGCGCCGGCCACTGGCTGGGCATGGATGTGCACGACGTCGGCGATTACAAGGTCGGCGGCGAATGGCGCGTGCTGGAGCCGGGCATGGCAATGACTGTCGAGCCCGGCATCTACATTGGCGCCGACAACCAGGACGTGCCGAAGAAGTGGCGCGGCATCGGCGTGCGGATCGAAGACGACGTGGTGGTGACCAAGACCGGCTGCGAAATCCTCACCGGCGGCGTGCCCAAGACGGTGGACGAAATCGAGGCGCTGATGGCTGCCGCGCGGACCCAGGCCGCCTGA
- a CDS encoding flagellar basal body-associated protein FliL — translation MKRLTALLLALTLPLLAMAQEEEAKEGEAPKVAYIDLVPALVGNYGAGPRLKYYKADISLRVTGPEAEEKVTRHEPLIRNQLVMLFSQQTDDTLNSSDAKEKLRQEALKQVQQVLNTEEGQPLVDDLLFNNLIVQP, via the coding sequence GTGAAAAGACTGACTGCGTTGCTGCTGGCCCTGACCCTTCCCCTGCTGGCCATGGCCCAGGAGGAGGAAGCCAAGGAAGGTGAGGCGCCCAAGGTGGCCTATATCGATCTGGTGCCTGCCCTGGTGGGCAACTACGGCGCCGGCCCGCGTCTGAAGTACTACAAGGCCGACATTTCGCTGCGGGTCACCGGTCCTGAGGCCGAAGAGAAGGTCACCCGCCATGAGCCGCTGATCCGCAATCAGCTGGTGATGCTCTTCTCCCAGCAGACCGACGACACCCTGAACTCTTCCGACGCCAAGGAAAAGCTCCGCCAGGAAGCCCTCAAGCAGGTGCAGCAGGTGTTGAACACCGAAGAAGGGCAGCCCCTGGTGGACGATCTGCTATTCAACAACCTGATCGTTCAGCCCTGA
- a CDS encoding malonyl-CoA synthase, whose translation MNQSLFAEVSNHLPSDLSKPFIRIPDGGGYSYAEMLRSTSQFAHALVELGVQPGDRVAVQVDKSPETVMLYLAVLRVGAVYLPLNSGYTGEELRYFLDDAEPSLFVCAPAFEAQARELAQASGVAKVATLGDAGDGSLMDAVEGKPGRFADVPRAASDLAAILYTSGTTGRSKGAMISHGNLVSNARALVDYWKISPSDWLLHALPIFHIHGLFVACNSLLMAGGSMLFLSKFDAAEILRLLPQVNLLMGVPTFYTRLLDQAGLTHEAVAHMRLFISGSAPLTAETHKAFFERTGMDILERYGMTETGMNTSNPLDGERIAGTVGFPLPGVELRITDPGVAEPTLLPKGEPGMIEVRGPNVFQGYWRMPEKTAEELRADGYFMTGDIGFIDDKGYVQIVGRSKDMIISGGYNVYPKELEQILDTLPGVAESAVIGVPHPDFGEGVTAVLVATKDHTPSEAEILAGLDGKLARFKQPKRVVVVDALPRNVMGKVQKNVLRERFKSLYS comes from the coding sequence ATGAACCAGAGCCTTTTCGCCGAAGTCAGCAATCACCTGCCCAGCGACCTTTCCAAACCCTTTATCCGTATCCCGGACGGCGGCGGTTACAGCTACGCCGAGATGCTGCGCAGCACCTCGCAGTTCGCCCACGCGCTGGTGGAACTCGGCGTGCAGCCGGGCGACCGCGTCGCCGTGCAGGTCGACAAGAGCCCCGAGACGGTGATGCTCTACCTCGCCGTCCTGCGCGTCGGCGCGGTCTACCTGCCGCTCAACAGCGGCTACACCGGCGAGGAGCTGCGCTACTTCCTCGACGATGCCGAGCCCTCGCTGTTCGTCTGCGCGCCGGCCTTCGAAGCCCAGGCCCGCGAGCTGGCGCAGGCCAGTGGCGTAGCGAAGGTGGCGACCCTGGGGGATGCCGGTGACGGCTCGCTGATGGACGCGGTGGAGGGCAAGCCGGGGCGCTTCGCCGACGTGCCGCGCGCCGCCTCCGACCTCGCCGCGATCCTCTACACCTCCGGCACCACCGGGCGCTCCAAGGGCGCGATGATCAGTCACGGCAACCTGGTTTCCAACGCCCGCGCGCTGGTGGACTACTGGAAGATCAGCCCCAGCGACTGGCTGCTCCACGCGCTGCCGATCTTCCATATCCACGGCCTGTTCGTGGCCTGCAACAGCCTGCTGATGGCCGGCGGTTCGATGCTGTTCCTGAGCAAATTCGACGCCGCGGAAATCCTCCGCCTGTTGCCGCAGGTGAACCTGCTGATGGGCGTGCCGACGTTCTATACCCGCCTGCTCGACCAGGCCGGCCTGACCCACGAGGCGGTGGCGCACATGCGCCTGTTCATCTCCGGCTCCGCGCCGCTGACCGCCGAGACCCACAAGGCCTTCTTCGAGCGCACCGGCATGGACATCCTCGAACGCTACGGCATGACCGAGACCGGCATGAACACCTCCAACCCGCTGGATGGCGAGCGCATCGCCGGCACCGTCGGCTTTCCGCTGCCGGGCGTCGAGCTGCGCATCACCGACCCCGGCGTGGCCGAGCCGACCCTGCTGCCCAAGGGCGAGCCGGGGATGATCGAAGTACGTGGGCCCAACGTGTTCCAGGGCTACTGGCGGATGCCGGAGAAGACCGCCGAGGAGCTGCGCGCGGACGGCTACTTCATGACCGGTGACATCGGCTTCATCGACGACAAGGGCTACGTGCAGATCGTCGGCCGCAGCAAGGACATGATCATCAGCGGCGGCTACAACGTGTACCCGAAGGAGCTGGAGCAGATCCTCGACACCCTGCCGGGCGTGGCCGAATCGGCGGTGATCGGCGTGCCGCACCCGGACTTCGGCGAGGGTGTCACCGCTGTGCTGGTGGCGACCAAGGACCACACCCCGAGCGAGGCGGAAATCCTCGCCGGCCTCGACGGCAAGCTGGCGCGCTTCAAGCAGCCCAAGCGCGTGGTGGTGGTCGACGCCCTGCCGCGCAATGTGATGGGCAAGGTGCAGAAGAATGTGCTGCGGGAGCGGTTCAAGTCGCTTTACAGCTGA
- a CDS encoding diguanylate cyclase — MPHSHPAWLVRTTLALLLLALCGTSLLLWSQLEDAQQERIRDRVGYQARALATKLESNLIDEVEDLRRISVLWNHRGRLPQDEWALEANFALEHFPGYQSIQWMGADLRMRWVLPEKGNEAAHSFRLTRNHPNFNLAMQAKASGEAQMSNSFALVQGGRGFILYTPLYIRDEQSDRTFDGFLQGVFRVEPLMDKLLADLDNQDFSVLLLESDRPIYRQRQPESLDNLSQRVPLHLLNNSNFALQLSPTRKLVEELSSPLPQVVLGASLLSSLLLVAALALALDNARRASALHAGYQRLNEEVSQREHAEQDLRESRERLQLVLDLTDSSEDGLFIFDLASREVLHMNQATYAGLGYSAETFRQLLKEDPEQLLPGFHTWLELVRQAHRDGESSIFQREMRRADDSLQAAEISAQLVRLNDRDYLIGVSRDNRERLELEARLQRLSQQDGLTGLYNRRYFDRQLTGEWRRLRRLGAPLALLMLDVDHFKAFNDRLGHQAGDDALRRVAQALQRSLQREGDVACRYGGEEFAIILANTAEDGARHVADRVMAEIAALDIDHPTSPEGRLTLSIGIAISDPAREDQPDSLVSRSDAALYRAKHEGRNRTCLWEKAQG; from the coding sequence ATGCCGCACTCTCATCCCGCCTGGCTGGTCCGTACGACACTCGCCCTGCTGCTGTTGGCGCTGTGTGGCACCAGCCTGTTGCTCTGGAGCCAGTTGGAAGATGCCCAGCAGGAGCGCATTCGCGACCGTGTTGGCTACCAGGCGCGGGCCCTGGCCACCAAGCTGGAAAGCAACCTGATCGATGAGGTCGAGGACCTGCGCCGCATAAGCGTGCTGTGGAACCATCGCGGCCGGCTCCCTCAGGATGAGTGGGCCCTGGAAGCCAACTTCGCCCTGGAACACTTCCCCGGCTACCAGTCCATCCAGTGGATGGGCGCCGACCTGCGCATGCGCTGGGTGCTGCCGGAAAAAGGCAACGAGGCCGCACACAGCTTCCGCCTGACCCGCAATCACCCCAACTTCAACCTCGCCATGCAGGCCAAGGCCAGCGGCGAGGCGCAGATGTCCAACAGCTTCGCCCTGGTCCAGGGCGGGCGCGGTTTCATCCTCTATACCCCGCTCTACATCAGGGACGAGCAGAGCGACCGGACCTTCGACGGCTTCCTCCAGGGCGTGTTTCGCGTCGAGCCCCTGATGGACAAACTCCTGGCCGATCTCGACAACCAGGACTTCAGCGTATTGCTGCTGGAGTCCGACCGGCCCATCTACCGCCAGCGGCAGCCGGAAAGCCTGGACAACCTGAGCCAGCGCGTGCCCCTGCACCTGCTCAACAACAGCAACTTCGCCCTGCAGCTCTCCCCCACCCGCAAGCTGGTGGAAGAACTCAGCTCGCCGCTACCCCAGGTGGTCCTCGGCGCCAGCCTGCTCTCCAGCCTGTTGCTGGTGGCGGCCCTGGCCCTGGCCCTGGACAACGCACGCCGGGCCAGCGCCCTGCACGCCGGCTATCAACGCCTGAACGAAGAAGTCAGCCAGCGCGAGCATGCCGAACAGGACCTGCGCGAGAGCCGCGAACGCCTGCAGCTGGTGCTCGACCTGACTGATTCCAGCGAAGACGGCCTGTTCATCTTCGACCTCGCCAGCCGCGAGGTCCTGCACATGAACCAGGCCACCTACGCCGGCCTGGGCTACAGCGCCGAAACCTTCCGCCAACTGCTGAAGGAAGATCCGGAGCAGTTGCTGCCCGGCTTCCACACCTGGCTGGAACTGGTGCGCCAGGCACACCGGGACGGTGAATCGAGCATCTTCCAGCGCGAAATGCGCCGGGCCGACGACAGCCTCCAGGCGGCGGAGATCAGCGCCCAACTGGTGCGCCTGAACGACCGCGACTACCTGATCGGCGTCTCCCGCGACAATCGCGAGCGGCTGGAACTGGAGGCGCGCCTGCAGCGACTCTCCCAGCAGGACGGGCTGACCGGGCTCTACAACCGGCGCTACTTCGACCGCCAGCTCACGGGTGAATGGCGGCGCCTGCGCCGGCTCGGCGCGCCCCTGGCGCTGCTGATGCTGGACGTGGATCACTTCAAGGCGTTCAACGACAGGCTCGGCCACCAGGCCGGTGACGATGCGCTGCGCCGGGTTGCGCAAGCACTGCAGCGGAGCCTGCAGCGGGAAGGCGATGTGGCGTGCCGCTACGGCGGAGAGGAATTCGCCATCATCCTCGCCAACACCGCAGAGGACGGTGCGCGGCACGTGGCGGACCGGGTGATGGCGGAAATCGCGGCACTCGACATCGACCATCCGACCAGCCCCGAGGGGCGCCTGACCCTCAGCATCGGCATCGCCATTTCCGACCCGGCCCGCGAGGACCAGCCCGACAGCCTGGTATCACGCAGCGATGCCGCGCTCTACCGGGCCAAGCACGAGGGGCGCAATCGCACCTGCCTGTGGGAGAAGGCTCAGGGCTGA
- a CDS encoding EVE domain-containing protein has product MPFWLMKSEPDELSILDLKRLGKARWDGVRNYQARNFMRAMRPGELFFFYHSSCPEPGIAGIARIAGETYPDPTALDPQSHYHDPKASPEKNPWSALDVEFVEAFPQVIPLADLRQQAVLSGMPLVQKGSRLSVMPVTEEEWAGVLALR; this is encoded by the coding sequence ATGCCTTTCTGGCTGATGAAATCCGAACCCGACGAGCTTTCCATTCTCGACCTGAAACGGCTGGGCAAGGCCCGCTGGGACGGCGTTCGCAATTACCAGGCGCGCAACTTCATGCGCGCGATGCGTCCCGGCGAGCTGTTCTTCTTCTATCACTCCAGCTGCCCCGAGCCGGGCATCGCCGGCATCGCGCGGATCGCCGGCGAGACCTACCCGGACCCCACCGCGCTGGACCCGCAAAGCCACTACCACGACCCCAAGGCCAGTCCCGAGAAGAATCCCTGGAGCGCACTGGACGTGGAGTTCGTCGAGGCCTTCCCCCAGGTCATCCCCCTTGCCGACTTGCGGCAGCAGGCCGTGCTTTCGGGCATGCCCCTCGTGCAGAAAGGCAGCCGCCTGTCGGTGATGCCCGTGACCGAGGAAGAATGGGCCGGCGTACTCGCCCTGCGTTGA